The Podospora pseudocomata strain CBS 415.72m chromosome 1 map unlocalized CBS415.72m_1, whole genome shotgun sequence genome has a segment encoding these proteins:
- the RAD18 gene encoding E3 ubiquitin-protein ligase rad18 (COG:L; EggNog:ENOG503NYXM) — protein MEVEVSDSTDWLGTPLASLKSVEEALRCHVCKDFFTTPMLTSCSHTFCSLCIRRCLTADSKCPLCRKTVDLSKLRGNGALREAVEAFRGVRDSILKFARTPTPALPKSPKRKATEVDDSDDEFQESKRPRRSTRNRKAREPQASSQLTIEDSEGDLQDDNDGEDEYVPEPNDGLVACPICEQRMKEVLVDRHLDTSCPGEPQPQPKRTPAASRSIASTLRSPSKIPPAAAAKAPERLPTLQYSMVKDQALRKIMRELGLSTAGNRTMLEARHREWLTLWNANCDSANPKTRGALFQDLQVWERTIGTMAPTSSKAASTGAQIKDKDFDGGAWAAKHDSSFKDLIANARRSRQIAEQKAREAAAEEAAKQEASSSVPQPSVPKTSTPSTAESAPLPQTPVLPVQPPPHPSYSHPERWQHQPQPTHYQQP, from the exons atggaggtggaggtaTCAGATTCGACTGACTGGTTGGGAACGCCGCTCGCCAGCTTGAAGTCCGTCGAGGAGGCACTCCGCTGCCATGTCTGCAAGGACTTCTTCACAACACCGATGCTTACCTCCTGCAGCCATACATTCTGTTCGCTTTGTATTAGGAGGTGTCTTACCGCCGACAGCAAATGCCCGCTTTGCCGGAAGACTGTCGACCTCTCCAAACTGCGGGGCAACGGTGCCCTGCGAGAGGCAGTCGAAGCATTTAGGGGAGTCCGAGATAGCATTCTCAAATTTGCAAGAACGCCAACGCCGGCTCTACCGAAATCTCCTAAGAGAAAAGCGACCGAGGTGGACGACTCCGACGACGAGTTTCAGGAAAGCAAACGGCCAAGGAGATCTACGAGAAATCGCAAGGCAAGGGAACCACAAGCATCCAGTCAACTGACTATTGAGGATTCGGAGGGTGACCTGCAAGATGACaatgatggggaagatgaaTATGTGCCAGAGCCTA ATGACGGACTGGTCGCGTGCCCTATATGCGAACAGCGCATGAAAGAAGTTCTTGTCGACAGACATCTTGACACCTCGTGTCCAGGTGAACCCCAGCCTCAGCCAAAACGCACGCCAGCCGCCAGCCGTTCGATCGCCTCTACCCTGCGATCACCCTCCAAGATACCACCAGCCGCGGCTGCCAAGGCCCCCGAGCGTCTTCCAACTCTTCAATACTCTATGGTGAAGGATCAGGCTCTTCGGAAAATTATGCGAGAGCTGGGCCTGTCCACTGCTGGCAACCGAACGATGCTCGAAGCAAGACACCGAGAGTGGCTCACACTTTGGAATGCGAACTGCGATTCTGCCAATCCCAAGACCCGCGGGGCTCTATTTCAGGATTTGCAGGTGTGGGAAAGGACTATAGGCACCATGGCACCCACCAGCTCCAAAGCAGCCAGCACAGGCGCTCAAATCAAGGACAAAGATTTTGATGGTGGCGCTTGGGCGGCAAAGCACGACTCTTCCTTTAAAGACTTGATTGCGAACGCGAGGAGAAGTAGGCAAATTGCTGAGCAAAAGGCCAGAGAGGCTGCTGCCGAAGAAGCTGCGAAACAAGAAGCAAGCTCATCAGTCCCACAGCCTTCGGTACCAAAAACGTCGACACCATCAACGGCGGAATCAGCCCCTTTGCCACAAACACCAGTGTTACCGGTTCAACCGCCACCACACCCGTCATACTCTCACCCGGAGCGttggcaacatcaaccccaaccaacgCACTATCAACAGCCATAA
- a CDS encoding uncharacterized protein (EggNog:ENOG503NVR5; COG:S) has protein sequence MALRGAPRLQVGSAAWVEEERNSALDIAESEIEEFSFSARNELDWLNEHMAEIFSENQMNVAELFKTPGKLRGKTPMTTRKIRPLETRVPLSDVFSSTPKDAPNSFSSTQRQSPVRLPQFQVAEDKPEPTVSKSTSPARILAPPPVLAVAAPSSLFTDSGYHGSQSCDTVNLDYCDKDDDVDMVDSPQPDVETGDGEPNVPSGLAEQPSPTLTFAEHEFDAADENETHQPTTYASASGGFSSEMEQSSSPVVVRTKLAMMSPRVPSPKKTEPPARSSPVRTSPQRQAPTKPVSPQKSSSSPRKPSPPKSSPVKQTTSSLPRGFPKPTEHFSSERHEESEEDAEDARSTSEASSPIRPLVRKSSLSFASLPAREPLASKSGSRISRTSHLDLSRPSFYNRHTGGKSLGNTRQYSDDDNEDMDVDEELTAQLENTTRIAEHSKTYTQLLHDQISMLGKSQTAGPRPSKSLANLFVPPAGQTQANLGSVTEAKLKQSLAKPNAPATTPGAFPVDDDEDWIAAPSNVVTAAPAVVPYNPRPELRKSLSVEIMENVAGKSSVSDTEHDMPPSSPATAWKAQASPQWQHSTPGHSKSASVPAFPTLAQLEGGDGATLKKIVTATQPTLPSVEEDGRMPTPSKSPTRSAFRDNPLKQVKNKLSSLLSSAKNLNVRSAAISAEGKAMISPSTVQLGIHPGPSVESFRSVDNVMYPDLTQQLSSTSRPLSPVRSNSTRRTRASTEREKIEAKEREKDSRAKEKEMKELRRAEKELEKLDKARKQEDEKARVFSKEQERLAAMEKQVALQKEREQEQQQARAEQARAAHSQYRPQPQDLQTPAPSRKALPKALPKSTRTSPGRANRQADDQGLSDEGDVDMADATSTVTMAMPPSSIQRPTTASSVRTQGIKRPVKPTKETLSKTTRQAPTVMRVYPPSSQQSQFHPSNSVLASNLQETLGQPQQQPPMHVKNKTSQSSLNEKKSLPNLKTSASSAALKRKEQEEREAQRKRDAKAELERKRIAAQKQEQQRERIEKAKATRAPPPAVRSQPNGPPDYSMADKAPVRPPSRLGSTMHQESRLVNQSLASGKAPMKRPHQQENEGFSKSKSQKTTQETIPIRVSEDFDQDIEMADSQQRTMKPPSVRPSAGFKDPSNKSMFSTGYANVPPPSASRDLFKATVTAQHHSTVKPALHNTAQFAKGAIPFAPNRPIGQAANPHKTPARPGPGGIPKSVNRTATRSSPRFQNGEAIELPEIQTDDDDDDEDEHIMVADWADSPALKQALLAQERMDPMQVFGPPAPLNMEEVFSKSKDRWHRFRARTSSANWSGTDRLTEDEVRKDNMARDKMRRDGGWSYELSKDISG, from the exons ATGGCACTTCGAGGGGCCCCTCGACTTCAGGTCGGGTCGGCCGcctgggttgaggaggaacggAACTCTGCCCTCGACATCGCCGAGTCAGAAATAGAAGAATTCTCTTTCTCGGCGCGAAATGAGTTAGATTGGTTGAATGAGCACATGGCCGAGATATTCTCAGAAAACCAGAT GAATGTCGCTGAACTCTTCAAAACACCCGGAAAATTGCGTGGGAAAACGCCTATGACAACACGGAAAATCAGACCCTTGGAAACTCGCGTG CCACTGTCCGATGTCTtttcctcaacaccaaaggACGCGCCTAATTCATTCAGCAGCACTCAACGTCAAAGCCCAGTGCGATTGCCACAATTTCAGGTAGCCGAAGACAAGCCCGAGCCCACAGTTTCCAAGAGTACCAGCCCAGCAAGGATTTTAGCGCCCCCTCCTGTCCTAGCTGTTGCGGCCCCATCTTCCCTATTCACGGACTCCGGTTATCATGGCAGCCAAAGTTGCGACACGGTGAATTTGGATTATTGTGACAAGGACGATGACGTCGATATGGTCGACAGCCCACAGCCTGATGTCGAGACAGGAGATGGCGAACCCAATGTCCCCAGCGGTCTTGCAGAACAACCGAGTCCAACTCTGACGTTCGCCGAGCACGAATTTGACGCTGCTGATGAGAACGAGACACACCAGCCTACAACCTATGCCTCAGCCAGTGGTGGCTTCTCTTCGGAAATGGAACAATCCAGCAGTCCTGTTGTGGTTCGAACTAAACTCGCAATGATGTCGCCAAGAGTACCATCTCCTAAAAAGACCGAACCCCCTGCCAGGTCGTCACCCGTCAGAACATCACCGCAGAGGCAAGCGCCGACGAAGCCAGTGTCGCCCCAGAAGTCGTCTTCATCGCCTCGGAAACCATCCCCTCCAAAATCTTCGCCTGTAAAGCAGACCACGTCTAGTCTTCCGAGGGGTTTCCCGAAGCCTACGGAACATTTTTCTAGCGAAAGACACGAGGagtcggaggaggatgccgaggatgcCAGGTCAACATCAGAGGCCTCAAGTCCCATCAGGCCATTGGTGCGCAAGAGCAGTCTGAGCTTCGCCTCTCTGCCCGCCCGCGAGCCATTGGCCTCTAAGAGCGGCAGCCGGATATCTAGGACGAGCCATTTGGATTTGAGTCGCCCAAGCTTCTATAATCGCCACACTGGTGGCAAGAGCCTGGGCAACACCAGACAATACTctgatgatgacaatgaGGACATGGAtgtcgacgaggagctcaCTGCTCAGCTGGAAAACACCACCAGGATAGCGGAACACAGCAAGACTTACACTCAGCTGTTGCATGATCAGATCAGCATGTTGGGCAAGTCTCAGACTGCTGGCCCAAGACCTTCCAAATCACTGGCGAATCTCTTCGTTCCGCCAGCAGGTCAGACGCAGGCCAACTTGGGATCCGTTACAGAAGCCAAGCTGAAACAATCACTCGCAAAACCGAATGCACCAGCTACTACTCCCGGAGCATTCCCAgtggacgatgacgaggactgGATCGCGGCCCCAAGTAATGTTGTCACTGCAGCCCCTGCCGTGGTGCCATATAACCCTCGTCCTGAACTCCGCAAGAGCCTCTCCGTCGAAATTATGGAGAATGTGGCAGGCAAGTCGTCGGTGAGCGATACTGAGCATGATATGCCCCCCAGCAGCCCCGCCACCGCTTGGAAAGCCCAAGCTAGCCCACAGTGGCAGCACAGCACTCCGGGGCATTCGAAGTCCGCATCTGTGCCTGCTTTTCCGACACTTGCGCAACttgagggcggtgatggtgctaCTCTCAAAAAGATCGTGACGGCGACCCAGCCAACTCTGCCCTCTGTCGAAGAGGATGGTCGCATGCCAACACCCAGCAAATCGCCTACTCGCAGTGCTTTCCGAGACAACCCCCTGAAGCAGGTTAAGAATAAGCTGTCTTCCCTGTTGAGTAGCGCCAAGAACTTGAATGTAAGAAGCGCAGCCATCAGTGCTGAAGGCAAAGCTATGATCTCACCTTCCACTGTGCAGCTTGGTATTCATCCAGGACCATCTGTTGAGTCTTTCAGATCGGTAGACAACGTGATGTACCCCGACCTCACACAGCAGCTTTCATCCACTTCCCGACCACTGAGTCCAGTCAGGTCCAACAGCACCCGGAGAACTAGAGCGTCTACCGAACGAGAGAAGatcgaggccaaggagcgGGAGAAGGATTCTAGAgccaaagagaaggagatgaaAGAGTTGAGGCGAGCAGAAAAAGAACTGGAGAAGTTGGATAAGGCACGTAAACAAGAGGACGAAAAGGCGCGCGTGTTCAGCAAAGAGCAGGAAAGACTTGCTGCCATGGAAAAGCAAGTGGCCCTGCAGAAGGAACGAGAGcaagagcaacaacaagcacGTGCGGAACAAGCTCGCGCCGCTCATTCTCAGTAccgaccccaaccccaggaTTTACAAACACCGGCACCATCACGAAAGGCACTTCCGAAGGCGCTTCCCAAGTCGACCCGAACCAGCCCGGGAAGGGCCAACCGCCAAGCCGATGATCAAGGTCTCtctgatgagggtgatgtcgACATGGCCGATGCGACCTCGACAGTCACTATGGCGATGCCCCCGTCTTCCATTCAGCGACCCACGACTGCATCGTCAGTCAGGACGCAGGGCATCAAGCGCCCAGTCAAGCCAACCAAGGAGACGCTCTCTAAGACCACTCGGCAAGCGCCAACCGTCATGCGCGTTTATCCTCCCAGTTCTCAACAGTCTCAGTTCCATCCTTCAAATAGCGTCCTGgcctccaacctccaagaGACATTAGgtcagccacagcagcagccaccaaTGCATGTGAAGAACAAGACCAGCCAGAGTTCATTGAACGAGAAGAAGTCATTGCCCAATCTCAAGACATCAGCCTCTTCGGCGGCCTTGAAACGGAAGGAGCAAGAGGAGCGCGAGGCTCAACGGAAGCGTGATGCCAAAGCCGAGCTTGAACGGAAACGCATTGCTGCCCAGAAGCAAGAGCAACAGAGGGAGCGTATTGAAAAAGCCAAGGCCACCAGAGCACCCCCTCCGGCTGTTAGGTCACAGCCGAACGGGCCTCCTGATTACAGCATGGCAGACAAGGCTCCTGTGcggcctccttctcggtTGGGTTCCACTATGCATCAGGAAAGTCGACTTGTCAATCAGAGTTTGGCAAGCGGGAAAGCGCCTATGAAGCGTCCACACCAGCAAGAGAATGAGGGCTTTTCCAAATCCAAGTCACAAAAGACCACCCAGGAGACCATACCTATCAGAGTGAGCGAGGATTTTGACCAAGATATTGAGATGGCCGACAGCCAGCAGCGGACAATGAAGCCACCGTCTGTGAGGCCGTCGGCTGGGTTTAAG GACCCTTCCAACAAGTCCATGTTCTCGACAGGCTATGCCAACGTGCCTCCGCCCAGTGCGAGTAGAGACCTTTTCAAGGCCACCGTCACAGCACAGCATCACAGCACCGTCAAGCCGGCTTTGCACAACACAGCCCAATTCGCCAAAGGTGCCATTCCCTTTGCGCCCAACCGCCCTATAGGACAGGCGGCAAATCCCCACAAGACCCCTGCTCGGCCTGGCCCTGGTGGTATTCCAAAGTCAGTCAACAGGACTGCGACTCGGTCATCTCCCCGTTTCCAGAACGGCGAGGCTATTGAACTCCCTGAGATTCAGacggatgacgatgacgatgatgaagacgagcaTATCATGGTGGCCGATTGGGCAGATTCACCAGCTCTCAAACAGGCATTGCTGGCACAAGAACGCATGGACCCCATGCAAGTCTTTGGACCACCGGCCCCACTCAATATGGAGGAGGTATTTAGCAAGAGCAAGGACAGATGGCACAGATTCAGGGCGAGAACGAGCTCGGCCAACTGGAGTGGAACGGATAGGTTGACAGAAGACGAAGTCAGAAAGGATAACATGGCCAGAGATAAGATGAGACGGGATGGTGGGTGGAGTTACGAGTTGTCCAAAGACATTTCAGGATAA